The genomic window GGAGCCACGCGGTCGGCGCATTTGCCTCCAGAACGCTTTAGACTGGAAAGGAAAGGAGCGACATTGAACACCAAACATGACCGTAAACCGGGCGGGAAGCGGGAGTGGGCCACAGCGTGGACCCGCGCCGGCCTGATCGCCCTCGGCGCGGCAGTCCTGAGCAGTTGTGGGCAGGGGCAGAACATCTTCCTGGGTGACCAGGCTGCCGCCTACAACCGCGAGATCTGGGACCTGAGCAAGTGGGCCATTGGACTGTCGATCATCATCTTTGTCGGGGTCTCGGGCATGCTGTTTTACACGGTGCAAAAATTCCGTGAAGACCGCAACACCGCAGCGCCCCAGCAGTTCCACGGCAACAACAGGCTCGAGGCCTGGCTGATCGGGATTCCGATCATCTTGGTGCTCGGGCTGAGCGTGTTGTCGGTGCGTTCGCTGGCCCGCCTGAACCCGGTGTCCCAGCAGACCCTGGGCATCGAGGCCACCGGGGCGCAGTTCTGGTGGAACTTCACCTACCCCGGTTCGCCGGTGCAGGGCGGCAGCACGGTGGCCAACGGCAACGAGATGGTCATGCCCGCCGAGCAGAAGGTGGCGATCAGCACGACCAGCAAGGACGTGATTCACGGCTTCTGGGCGCCCAACCTCGGCGGCCAGCGCGCGTCCATCCCCACCGTCAAGCGCGTGTGGGAACTCGATACCCAGCGCCCCGGCGTCTACCAGGGCAACTGCTCGCAGCTGTGCGGCGCCTCGCACGCCAACATGCGCTTCAAGGTGATCGCGCTGTCGCCCGAGGCTTCGCGGCCTTCAACAAGGCGGCGCAGGCTTACGTGGCCCCCACTCCCGCTCCCGGCAGCGCCGAGGAACGCGGCTACAACCTGTTCATGCAGGGCAATCCCGGCACCGGCGCCATTGCCTGCGCCTCGTGCCACCGCGTGCAGGGCACCCCGGCAGGCGGCGTCAGCGGCCCTGACCTGAGCTTCTTCGGCACCCGCCGCACGCTGGGCGCGGGCATGTGGGAAGCCATGTCGCCCGAGCACTGGGCAGAGCCCCAGGCGGCGGCGGCGCTGCACGCCTGGATCAAACACAGCCCCAAGGTCAAGCCTGGCAGCCTGATGCCCACCTATGACGGCAGCACTTATGTCGTCGACGGCAAGTCCATTCAGGGTGGTCGCCTGACCGACGGCGAGATCGACGACATCGCGGCGTACCTGCGGAGTCTGCGCCTTCCCGACGAGGCCGACTACTGGCAGGGCTCCCCGGTTCACGGCACCAACACCACCGCAGGAGGTTCGCAGTGACGGTACATGCACCGCTGCCTCAGCACACCCAGACGGCTGCCAAACGCGGCGTGTGGGAGGTCATCAAGGACTTCATGATGACCACCGATCACAAGAAGATCGGTCTGCTGTACATCATCGTTTCGATCCTGGGCTTCTGCCTGGGCGGGCTGCTGGCGCTGGCGATCCGGGTTCAGCTCGCGCTGCCCGAACAGACGCTGCTGGTGGGCACCACCTACAACCAGGTGCTGACCATGCACGCGGCGATCATGCTGTTTTTCTTCCTGATTCCGCTGGGGCTGTTCGGCTTCGGCAACTATTTCCTGCCGCTGCAACTCGGCGTGCGTGACGTGGCCTTGCCCCGCCTGAACACCTTCGCGGTGTGGCTGTTTATCGCCAGCCTGATTCTGGTGGTCCTCGGCCTGTTCAACGGCGGCGCCCCCAGCGTTGGCTGGACCTTCTATTACCCGCTCACCATGGACGGCAACCAGACCGGCGTGAGCGTGTTCATGGTCGCGGTGATCCTCAACGGCCTGGGCTCGCTGCTCGGCTCGGCCAACTTCGCCGCCACCATCGTCAACCTCCGCGCGCCCGGCATGGGCCTGTGGAAGATGCCGGTGTTCGCGTGGAGCATCTTCGCCACCTCCATTCTCCAGCTGCTCACGCTGGGCGGCCTGACCGCCGCCGCACTGCTCACCTACCTGGAAATCAAGCTGGGCCTGAGCATGTTCAACCCCGGCATCGGCGGCGTGCCGGTGCTGTACCAGCAGTTCTTCTGGTTCTACTCGCACCCCGCCGTGTACGTGATGCTGCTGCCCTACCTGGGCATCGGCGCCGAGGTGGCCTCCACCATGGCCCGCAAGCCGCTGTTCGGCTACCGCGTGATGGTGTACTCGATGCTCGCTATCGTGCTGGTGTCGTGCATCGTGTGGCTGCACCACATGTTCGCCGTCGGCATTCCCGAAGCCTGGCAGATCGCCTTCATGATCTCGACCCTGATCGTGGCTGTCCCGACTGGCGTCAAAATCTTCAACCTGATCGGCACCCTGTGGGGCGGACGCATCCTGATGCGGATGCCGACCTACTGGCTGATCGGCTTTATCTTCAACTTCCTGATCGGCGGGATCACGGGCGTGAGCCTGGGGATGATTCCCTTCGACTACCAGGTCACCATGTCCTACTACGTGGTGGCGCACTTCCACAACGTGATGATGTTCGGCACCGCCTTCCTGGCGATGGCGGGTCTGTACTACTGGTGGCCCAAGATGACGGGCCGCTTCCTGGACGAAAAGGTCGGTCTGGCCCACTTCTGGCTGTTCATGATCGGCTCGTGGCTGACCTTCCTGCCGCAGTACATCCTGGGTCTGCTGGGGATGCCCCGGCGCTACTACACCTACCCCGCCGGCAACTGGGCCTGGACCGAGCTGAACTTCGCCAGCACCGTGGGCGCCTTCCTGCTGCTGCTCGGCGGCCTGGCGATGCTCTACAACATGTTCCAGAGCTTCAAGCGGCCCATTACCGCCGGACCCAACCCCTGGGGCGGCTTTACCCTGGAGTGGACGAGCAGCAGCCCGCCTGCCGCATACAACTTCGCCCACGACTTCCCGCAGAACTTCCCCACCGAGCGCCCGCTGTACGACTGGGAACAGAACGGCGAAACCCTGACCCCGGTGGACCCGAAGAGCATTCATCTGCCGCAGGACAGCATCTGGCCGTTCATGACCGCCTTCTCGCTGCTGCTGATGGGCTACGGCCTCTCTTTCGGCTGGTTCACCAACTATGACCCGGCTGTGGGCCTCAAGCCCTTCGCCGACGCCAGCCTGAGCTTCAAGATCGCCACGACGGTGCTGTACCTCAGCCTCCCGGTGTTCTTCTACTCGCTGTTCAAGTGGGCGGGCACCCGTGAGTACGCCGTGCCGGTCGCGCACCACCACCTCACCAAGTACGACAACGGCTTCATGGGCATGGCCTGGTTCATCATCTCGGAAGTGGCGCTGTTCGCCATCCTGATTGCCGGCTACGTGTACCTGCGCGTGATCGGCGCCGCCGAGCCGCCCGCACTGCGCCCGAGCATCTGGCTGGCCGCGCTCAACACCTTGATTCTGGTCACCAGCTCGGGTGTGGTCCACAAGGCCGAGCAGGACCTGCACCACGGCCGCACCAGCTGGGGCCGCCTGGGCCTGTTCATCACGCTGCTGCTGGGCGCGATCTTCATGATCTTCCAGGTGTACGAGTTCTCGCTGTTCGGCACCGAAAGTGACTGGCGCCAGAACCTGTGGCAGTCGTGCTTCTTCATCATCGTCGGCCTGCACGGTCTGCACATCCTGATCGGCGGCACCGGCATCGCCCTGCCCTACTACCAGCTGCTGACCGGTAAGATGGACAAGTACAACCACGGCTCCATCGTCCCTGCCAGCCTGTACTGGCACCTGGTGGACGTGGTGTGGCTCCTGATCGTCGCGATCTTCTACGCCTGGTAATCCGGGCCGGCAGAAGGCACAAGGAAGAGGGAGGCTTGCGGGCCTCCCCTTCCTTTTGTTTTTTCTTGTCGCTCTGGCGGTTACGGCTCCCCGGCTTCCGTCTCCCCTTTCGCCTCACGGCCCATCAGGTGACGCACGCCTTCTGCGGGGGACCACTCGCCGCGCGTGACCTGCGCCACCGCCCGCACGATAGGCAGGTCGTGGCCGTGGGCAGCGGCCCAGGCGTCGAGCAGGCCAGCGGTACGCAGGCCCTCGACCACCTTGCCGCCTTGCTGCGGGCTCTCGCCCCGGGCAATCGCCTCGCCCGCTGCCCGGTTGCGGCTGTGGGGGCTGGTGGCGGTGGCGATCAGGTCGCCCAGCCCGCTCAGGCCGTAGACCGTTTCCTCCTCGGCGCCGAGTGAACGCAGGTAGCGGTTCATTTCACGCAGGCCACGGGTCAGGAGGGTCGCCTTGGCATTGTCGCCGAGGTGCAGACCGTCGCCCATGCCGGCAGCCACCGCGATCACGTTTTTCAGGACGCCGCCGAGTTCCACGCCGGGCACGTCACGGCTGGTGTAGACCCGCAGGCTGGGCGACATCAGCGCGGTCTGCACGGCGGCGGCAAGGGCCGGGTCGCGGCTGGCGACCACCGTGGCGGCGGGCAGGCCCCGGCCTATTTCCTCGGCGTGGTTGGGGCCGCTCAGGACCGCCACCCGGTCAAAGCCGAGCCCCGCCGCGTACTCGCTCAGGCGGCTGCCGTCGGGCGCGAGACCCTTGGCGCACAGCACCACGCCCAGTTCGCGCGGCAGCCCGGCCAGCAGTTCGGGCACGCCCACACTTGGTACAACCAGCAGGGCGAAGTCGGCGCCGGCCACCGCGCCGGGCAGGTCAGACGTGACCGCTACCTCGGGGGGCAGCAGCACGCCCGGCAGGTACTCGCGGTTCTCGCGCACCTCGGCCAGCCGGGCGGCAAAGTCGGGACGCCGAGCCCAGAGCCGCGCCGGTTGTCCGGCCCGTGCGGCGGCCACCGCGAGCGCCGTGCCCCAGCCGCCAGCGCCCAGCACAGGCAAAGCAGAGCCCTGCGTCATGCTTCGCCCATCCAGGCAAAGACCCAGATGCGCGGGGTGCGGTCATCCGGGTCGGCGTAGTCGGGGTACTCCACGATGTCCCAGCGGGCAAATCCGGCCCCGCGCAGCAGCGGCTCCAGCTCGGCGGGGTCGTAGCCGCGCTCGCGGTGGGTCTCCACGAATTCCTGCACCTCGCCGCCTTCGCCCATCACCCGGCAAAACGCCTGCACGACGCCCAGTTCTTCCTCGGCGTCGTAGTGGTGTGACCAGTGGTAATGGATTTCCTCGCCCGCCTCGCTGCGGGCCAGCCCCTCGATGGCGTCGCCTTCCCACAGCTCACGGACGCCCAGTCGGGTGTTGAGGTCGCAGGCGAACAGCCCGCCCGGCGCGGTGTGGGCCGCCGCCTGGCGCAGCGCCGCGCCGAGGTCGGCGGGGGCCAGCAGGTTGTTGAGGCTGTCGAAGACGCAGGTGACGAGGTCGAACGTCTCGCCGAGGTCGAAGGTTCGCAGGTCGCCCTGTTCGAAGCTCACCCAGGGCAGCCGCTCGCGGGCGACGCTGAGCATCTCGGCGCTGCCGTCCACCCCGACCACTGCCATCCCAGCCGCCTGCAACTGCCGGGTCATGCCCCCGGTGCCGCAGGCGAGGTCGAGGGCGCGGCGCGGGGTGAGGCCGCCGTCACGGGCATAGGTCAGGATGAAATCCGCCCAGTGGTCGTACTCCACGTCGGCCATAATCGCGTCGTACACGGCGGCCAGGGCCGTAAAAGGGGGGCGCTGCATGGCGTCACTATAGGCGCCGGGGCACAGGTCTCAATCCCAGGACTCAGGCCGGGCGCAGTTCGCCGCTCCGCAGCTGCCGTTCGATTTCGGCCACCGCGTGGTCGGCATGAAAGCGGCCATTTTCGATAAAGACCTGATTGGTCTTGCCGGCAAAGCCCGCGCTGCCCACCACGAAGAGGCCGGGCACGCTGCTCTCGTAGTTCTCGGTCAGCACCAGGCACTCGTCAGGCTGCGTGGCGAGGTTCAGCCCGTCCAGGAACGACAGGTCGGGGCGGTAGCCGGTCAGCGCGAAGGTGAAGTCGGTGGGCAGCTCGAAGGTGCGGCCGTCCTCGCCCTGCACGACCACGTGCTCGGGGTGAATCTCGACCACCCGCGAGTTGAAGTGGGCATGGATGCTGCCTTCCTTGATGCGGTTTTCGAGGTCGGGCCGCACCCAGTACTTGATGGTGCTCTTGAGTTCGGGAGCGCGGACCACCATGGTCACGTTCACGCCGCTGCGCCACAGGTCGAGCGCGGCGTCGGCGGCCGAGTTGCCCGCGCCGATGACGGTCACGTTCAGGCCCATGAAGGGGTGGGCCTCGGTGTAGTAGTGGCTGACGTTTTCGCTGTCCTCACCGGGAATGCCCATACTCAGCGGGTTGTCGTAGTAGCCGGTCGCCACCACCACGCGCCGCGCTTCCACCACGCCGGGCGTACCGTCCTGCGCCTCGATTTCGAGGGTGAAGCCCGCCGGGGCCGCGTGCACCTTATTCACGGTGGTGTACTGCCGCACGTTCAGGTTCTCACGCTGCGTGACGAGGCGGTAGTACATCAGCGCGTCACGGCGGTCGGGCTTGTCGTGCCCGGTCACGAAGGGGTGGTTGCCGATTTCGAGTTCGGGAGCAGTGGTAAAAAAGCCCATGTAGGTGGGGTACTCAAAAATCGCGTTGACCACGCAGCCCTTTTCCAGCACCACGTAACTCAGGCCCGCGCGCTTGCATCCGATGGCGGCGGCCAGACCCACCGGCCCGGCTCCGACGATTGCCACGTCATAAAGACTCATGGCCCTATTGTGTCAGCCTGCGCCCCGGTGCACCGTGACCCGCCTGCCCCTGCTAGTTTGAGAGCCATGCCGGGTGCGCGTTGGTTGTCGGGAGTGGTGCTGGGTGGGCTGTCGCTGGGCCTGATGGCCTGTGGCCCCAAAGACATCGAGGGGCTGCGAACCGCTGACTATCTCGGCGGAGACCAGCGCAGCGGCGTGCTGACCTACAGAGAGACCCCGCCGATGGGCGGCCCCTACAACCCGCTGTGGCAGACCTGCGCCGCCTACGCCCAGCCGGTCTACAACGAGTACGCCGTCCACAGCCTTGCGCGGGGCGCGGTGTGGGTGACTTACCGCCCTGGCCTGGACGCCGCCGAGCTGGACAAGCTAAAGGCCCTGCTCGCCGGGCAGCCTGCCGCGCTGCTCAGCCCGTATCCCAACCTGCCCGCGCCCGTCGTGATGACGGCCTGGAATCGCCAGCTCAGCGCCCAGACCGCCGACGACCCCCGCCTGACCCGCTTCCTCAAAGAAATCTTGCCCGAGAACAGTGCCCCAGAGAAGGGCAGCCCGTGCGCCAGGGGTTTCGGCGGCACCCGCTAGCCTGCATAGCCTTGACGGGGGCTGCATAGGCCGCTATATTGTTCAGCATCACCGCCCAAGAGGCGGTTTTTTCATGCCATCTTCCCGAGTTCCTCGGCAATTTGCGGCAGCGCACCGGCCTGACCGATACGCCGCTGGCCGTCGCGCACCGCCGTCGTGCGCTGAGGGCCACCGAGCAGCTCACGCACTGCCTGAGCGGCGGCGGACGCCTCCGGGCGGGTCAACGTGAGCGCCGCGCCGAGGAGCCGCTGCTGCCGCACCGCGAAGCCGGGGACATACTGCGGTCCGGCGGTGGGAAACCCGACCACCGGCACGCCCAGACCCGCCGCCTGCTCGTTGGCGGTGCCCGCCGTGCCGAGCGCCACCCCGCCCGAGGCAGCCGCTGCGTGAAGAATCGTAGAGAAGCTTGCGCGCAGAAGCCACACACTGCACGTGCCCCGGCGGGCGAGCACGCCCCACTCGCCGCGCTCCTCAAGCGTCCAACCGAGCAGCGGCGGCAGTTCGTCAAAGGGCCGGGGCCAGGCCACCAGCGCCTGCATGTCCGGCAGGGCGCAGGCGGCGCCGAGCATGACGGGCAGCGAGGTCTGGGCGTCGCCGCGCTGCCCCGGTAGCAGCGCCAGCACCGGCACGCCCGTCAGCAGCGGCGCCAGGTCACGCTCAGGAGCCGGCAGGATGTCGAGCGCGAAGCTGCCCCGGTAGGCGGCATTGACCCCCCGGCGGGCCAGATGACGGGCCGAGGCCGCGTCGCGCGTGTACACCCGCCAGGCGCGGCGGCCCAGCGCAAGCTCCCAGGGCATAAAGACGTTGGCGCCCAGCGCATTGAGTTCACGCAGGTGCCCGCCCAGCGTCATGCCCTCGCCGTAGAGGACCGACACCAGCGGCTGCACATGCACCAGCGGCAGACGCGGGCGGGCCAGTGCCCCCGGAATCTGCCGGGCCGCCAGCGTGCCCACCCCCAGCGCGTAGGTGTCGCCCACCACGACCACCCGCTCCAGCGCGGGCCCCTGGGTGCGGGCGGCCAGCCACTGCCCCAGTGACTTTTGCACCAGTCCGGCGCGCAGGTCGGCCCGCAGGTTGTCCAGGCTGCCGAAGGGAAACCCGCCCGAGGGCATGTCGAGCAGTGGCCCAGCAGTTTCCGCGAGCCCGGCATAGGCCCCGCCCGCCCCTACGAGCGGCAGCGCGAGGAGTGGCTGGTCTGGGCGGCGCCGACGCAGCTCACGGGCCAGCGCTGCCCCGATCAGGTCTTCGGCATGGCCGTTGGACACGAGCAGGGTAGCGGGCGCAACAGTCAGCGGCATGACGGCCAGAGTAGCGTCTGGGGCGTCAAGAGCCGCCTGGCGCGTCTCCGCTTTCCCGGGAGACCCGGCAGGCGGCTCTGGGGAGAGTCCTATGAACAGAGCCGTTACCCTGCTCGCTGCCCTGAGTTTGTCCGCCTCGCTGGGGCCTTCAGCCCTGGCGCAGAGCGCACCCGTTTCGACGTCTGCTACTCCTGCGTCTACTGCGGCCCCGGCTGCTCCCGCCCGCGTGCAGGCCCCCGCCGGCACCTTCGTGGGCCAGGACCGGGCCGGCGTGCGCTCCTGGCTGGGGATTCCCTACGCCCAGCCGCCCGTCGGCGACGCCCGCTGGCAGCCGCCCCGCGCCCTGCCCGCATCCCAGGCCGAGCGCACGACCACCCAGCCCGGCGCGGCGTGCGTGCAAACGCTCAGCGTGCCGGGGATGGACAAACAGGTGCGCGGCGCCGAGGACTGCCTGTTTCTGAATGTCTACGCCCCTACCAACGCGCAAAAAGCCCCGGTGATGGTCTGGATTCACGGCGGCAGCTTTCAGATGGGCGCGGGCAGCGACTACGACCTGAGCGTGCTCGCGCGTGAACAGGGTGTGGTGGCGGTCAGCCTGAACTACCGCCTGGGGGCGCTCGGTTTCCTGGCGACCCCGGCGCTCGACACCGCGCAGGGCACGGCGGGCAATCTGGGCCTGCTCGACCAGCAGCTCGCGCTAAAGTGGGTGCGGGACAACATCGCCGCGTTCGGGGGCGACGCACAGAACGTGACCGTGTTCGGCGAATCGGCTGGCGGCATGAGCATCTGCGCCCAGCTCGCCTCCCCCGGCGCGGCGGGCCTGTTCGACAAAGCCATCATCCAGAGCGGCCCGTGCACGGCCCCCGGCATCATGCAGAGCCGCGCCGAGGCGTACAACCTGGGCTCGCGGTTTGCAGCAGCCGTGGGCTGTGACCCCGCCGACGCCGCCTGCCTGCGCGCCGTGCCCGCCGACAAGCTGGTGCTGACCCGCTCGCCGAACGCCGCTTTTCCGGGTGCCGTGCCGTTTCCGCCGGTCTACGGCGACAGCACCGTGCCCCGCGCGCCCGCCGAGGTGCTGCGTCAGGGCCAGAACGCCGTGCCGCTGCTCATCGGCACCAACCTGAACGAAGGCACCCTCTTCGCCGCCTTCGTGGGCGACCCCCGGCGCGACCTTAACGCCGCCGAGTTCCTGGGCCTGAACGCCGTGCTCAACGGGCCCAACGCCCCGCGTGCCCTGCTCGCCTACAACAGCCGCACCTCCGGCACCCGTACCCAGGCCGCCGCCGCGAGTGCCACCGACAGCCTCTTTGCCTGCCCCAGCAGCAACCTCGCCCGCGACATCAGCCGCTTTACGCCGGTCTATAGCTACGAATTCCGCGACCCCAACCCGCCCCGCCCTGCGCAGTTGCGGCCCACGGTGGGTGTGCCGTCGTTCGGCGCCTTCCACGGCTCGGAAATCGTGAGCGTGACGGGCACCCCGTCCGGCCTGGGCAACCCCAGCGACTTCACGCCCGCTCAGGCTGAGCTGTCGCGCACCATGCAGACCTACTGGGCCAATTTCGCCCGCACCGGCAACCCCAACGGCGCCGGCTTGCCGCAGTGGGCTGCCTTCACCACCGAGCAGCCCCAGGTGCTAGGCCTGGCCCCCGGCGAGGTGACCCCCGTGCAGGACTTCCGCGCCGAGCACCACTGCGACACCATCTGGCGGCCCTGAGCCGTGAGCAGGCAATAAAAAAGCCGCCTCTTGGGCGGTGATGCTGAACAATATAGCGGACTATGCAGCCTTCGTCAAGGCTATTCACGAAGCCGCCGCTTCCCTGACCGGAGGCGGCGGCTTTGCCTTGCAAATTTGAGTGGGATTGAAGAGGCTAGCCCTTCTCAAACCTTCCCCCTTGCTGAGAAGCAAAGCGGGCAAGCTCACAGCAGTAACGGCGCGGGCAAGAGACAGGGTAAAGAGAGAAATAAAAAATCCGCCCTTCTCGGACGGTGATAAAAATAGAATAAGGCGATATGCGGGTTTTGTCAAACTTATGCGGATGTGCCGGTTTTTGCCGTGTAGGACGCTTCAAAATCTGAGAAACTCGAACCTTATGCAAAGAAGAACCGCCCCCCAGACTGGGAAGCGGCGCTTCTGTGCGCTCGGCTCAGTTGTGAGTCATGCCCAGCGGCACGACCCACTGGGCGAATTCGTCCTCGGTCACGTAGCCCAGGGCCAGCGCGGCGTCCTTGAGGCTGGTGCCTTCCTTGTGGGCCTTCTTGGCAATCGCGGCAGCCTTGTCGTAGCCGATGTGGCGATTGAGGGCGGTCACCTGCATCAGGTTCTTGTCGAGGTTTTCCTTGATCTTGGCCTCGTTGGGCTGGATGCCCACCGCGCAGTGGTCGTTGAAGGCCAGGCAGGCGTCGGAAATCAGGCGAATGCTTTCCAGCACGGCGTGAACCATCACTGGCTTGAACACGTTCAGCTGGAAGTTGCCCTGGCTGCCGGCAAAAGCGACGGTGGCGTCGTTGCCGAACACGCGGGTGGCGACCATCGTCATGGCCTCACTCTGGGTGGGGTTCACCTTGCCGGGCATGATGCTGGAGCCGGGCTCGTTCTCGGGAATGGTGATTTCGCCGATGCCGTTGCGCGGGCCGCTCGCCAGCCAGCGCACGTCGTTCGCCATCTTCATCAGGGCGCCGGCCAGGGTACGCAGGGCCGCCGAGGTCTGCACCAGCGCGTCGTGGGCGCTCAGGGCGGCGAACTTGTTCTCGGCGCTGCGGAAGTGGTAGCCGGTTTCTTCTTCGTACTTCTTGGCGGCCAGATCACCGAATTTGGGGTGCGCGTTCAGGCCGGTGCCCACGGCGGTGCCGCCGATGGCGAGGTCGAGCAGGCCTTCGCCCGCGTGCTTGACTTCGGACAGCGCGTAGTCGAGTTGCGCCACCCAGCCGCCGATTTCCTGCCCCAGCGTGATGGGCGTGGCGTCTTGCAGGTGGGTGCGGCCCACTTTCACGAGGTCCTTGTACTGCTCGGCCTTGGCGTGCAGGGTGTCGCGCAGCTTGCCGACCGCGCCGTACAGCCGCTCGTTGAGTTCCAGCACCACCGCGATGTGCATGGCAGTGGGGAAGGTGTCGTTGGAGCTCTGGCCGCGGTTCACGTGGTCGTTGGGGTGGACCGGCTTCTTGCTGCCCATTTCGCCGCCGGCGAGTTCGATGGCGCGGTTGGAAATCACCTCGTTGGCGTTCATGTTGCTCTGGGTGCCCGAGCCGGTCTGGAACACTACCAGCGGAAAGTGTTCGTCGAGTTTGCCGGCAATCACTTCGTCGGCGGCCTTCACGATGAGGTCGGCCACGTCGGCGGGCAGTTCACCGAGTTCGGCGTTGGCCTGCGCCGCGCCCTTTTTCAGGATGCCCAGCGCCCGGATGACGGGGCGGCCCCACACGAAGGTGTCGCGCCCAATCGGGAAGTTGTGGATGCTGCGCTCGGTCTGTGCGCCCCAGTAGCGGCTGGCGTCCACGTCCATCTTGCCCATCGTGTCGGTTTCTTGGCGGGTTTTGGTCATAGCGCTTTCAGTTTACGGCGTTTGAAGATTCGACTTTATGGAGCGCGCGGAGTGCTGCCCCGAGTCGCCAGAACCACAACAGGCCCAGCGTGAGCGTGAGGCCAAGTCCCCAGGTGTCGTTCCCTCCTTGCGGTGGGTGCCGCAGGGCCAGGCAAAGCAGCATGACCATGCTGCCCCAACCGCTCAGCCCCCACGCCACCAGCACCCGCGCCAGCCCCCCGAGCCGCAGGGCAGCGATCAGAAACCAGCGCAGAGTCGGCACGACCAGAACCAGGCCAAGCACGCTCATCAGCGCCACATTCGGTGTAAAAAATTCGCGAAACAGAGAAAACAGCATGGGCAAAAGCACCACCACGCCAGAGCGCCCGAACTCACTTTCCTCGAACACCGCCCGCCGCCAGCCTGCCGCGCTGAGGGCGTAGCCGGGATGCAGCAGCCCCCTATCGGTCACGGTCAGGTGGGCTTTTCTGAAAGCGTCGTTGGCCCGGTGCGGGTCACCCCATTCGCGCAACACGTCTTCGACGCTCTCACCCGCGTCCACGGCATCGTCCAGATGGGCCAGATGTTCAGCCCTGACCCGCTCGGCGGCTTGCGGCGCGAGGCCATGCGTGGCGATTTCCAGCCAGAGCTTCGGCGTCAGCGGGGCGCTCCAGTGGGGGTGAATGTTCCAGGCCATCTCAACCTCCCCCCACGACCGCGCCCACCGCCTGCGTCTGGCGCTGCCACTCGCCCCGCGCCCGTGCCAGAGCCGTGCGCCCCGCGTCTGTCAGGCGGTACTCACGGCGGGTGCGGCCCCTGACGTCTACCTCGCTGCTCTCCACCAGACCTTCCTTTTCCAGCAGGTGCAGCGCGGGGTACAGGCTGCCCTCTTTGGCCGTCAATACCCCTTCAGAGCGGGCTTTAATCG from Deinococcus radiodurans R1 = ATCC 13939 = DSM 20539 includes these protein-coding regions:
- a CDS encoding lipid-A-disaccharide synthase-related protein translates to MPLTVAPATLLVSNGHAEDLIGAALARELRRRRPDQPLLALPLVGAGGAYAGLAETAGPLLDMPSGGFPFGSLDNLRADLRAGLVQKSLGQWLAARTQGPALERVVVVGDTYALGVGTLAARQIPGALARPRLPLVHVQPLVSVLYGEGMTLGGHLRELNALGANVFMPWELALGRRAWRVYTRDAASARHLARRGVNAAYRGSFALDILPAPERDLAPLLTGVPVLALLPGQRGDAQTSLPVMLGAACALPDMQALVAWPRPFDELPPLLGWTLEERGEWGVLARRGTCSVWLLRASFSTILHAAAASGGVALGTAGTANEQAAGLGVPVVGFPTAGPQYVPGFAVRQQRLLGAALTLTRPEASAAAQAVRELLGGPQRTTAVRDGQRRIGQAGALPQIAEELGKMA
- a CDS encoding carboxylesterase/lipase family protein encodes the protein MNRAVTLLAALSLSASLGPSALAQSAPVSTSATPASTAAPAAPARVQAPAGTFVGQDRAGVRSWLGIPYAQPPVGDARWQPPRALPASQAERTTTQPGAACVQTLSVPGMDKQVRGAEDCLFLNVYAPTNAQKAPVMVWIHGGSFQMGAGSDYDLSVLAREQGVVAVSLNYRLGALGFLATPALDTAQGTAGNLGLLDQQLALKWVRDNIAAFGGDAQNVTVFGESAGGMSICAQLASPGAAGLFDKAIIQSGPCTAPGIMQSRAEAYNLGSRFAAAVGCDPADAACLRAVPADKLVLTRSPNAAFPGAVPFPPVYGDSTVPRAPAEVLRQGQNAVPLLIGTNLNEGTLFAAFVGDPRRDLNAAEFLGLNAVLNGPNAPRALLAYNSRTSGTRTQAAAASATDSLFACPSSNLARDISRFTPVYSYEFRDPNPPRPAQLRPTVGVPSFGAFHGSEIVSVTGTPSGLGNPSDFTPAQAELSRTMQTYWANFARTGNPNGAGLPQWAAFTTEQPQVLGLAPGEVTPVQDFRAEHHCDTIWRP
- the fumC gene encoding class II fumarate hydratase; its protein translation is MTKTRQETDTMGKMDVDASRYWGAQTERSIHNFPIGRDTFVWGRPVIRALGILKKGAAQANAELGELPADVADLIVKAADEVIAGKLDEHFPLVVFQTGSGTQSNMNANEVISNRAIELAGGEMGSKKPVHPNDHVNRGQSSNDTFPTAMHIAVVLELNERLYGAVGKLRDTLHAKAEQYKDLVKVGRTHLQDATPITLGQEIGGWVAQLDYALSEVKHAGEGLLDLAIGGTAVGTGLNAHPKFGDLAAKKYEEETGYHFRSAENKFAALSAHDALVQTSAALRTLAGALMKMANDVRWLASGPRNGIGEITIPENEPGSSIMPGKVNPTQSEAMTMVATRVFGNDATVAFAGSQGNFQLNVFKPVMVHAVLESIRLISDACLAFNDHCAVGIQPNEAKIKENLDKNLMQVTALNRHIGYDKAAAIAKKAHKEGTSLKDAALALGYVTEDEFAQWVVPLGMTHN
- a CDS encoding PadR family transcriptional regulator produces the protein MNTKEQLRLLILAVLDRQPEHGYAIAQAIKARSEGVLTAKEGSLYPALHLLEKEGLVESSEVDVRGRTRREYRLTDAGRTALARARGEWQRQTQAVGAVVGGG